In one Chitinophaga sancti genomic region, the following are encoded:
- a CDS encoding response regulator — MSAQHIHILYIDDEIHNLNAFKASFRRLYTIFTASSAEEAVKVLEKEEIHIIISDQRMPKMTGIEFFESILDRYPEPIRILLTGYADINAVIDAINKGQVYKYFSKPWNDEDLRHNIEKAFEVYALRKENKELTAKLLDVNEKLEFLLRQKLIS; from the coding sequence ATGAGTGCACAACACATCCATATTCTGTATATCGATGATGAGATTCACAACCTAAATGCGTTCAAGGCATCTTTCCGTAGGCTTTACACGATTTTTACGGCAAGTTCGGCTGAGGAAGCAGTGAAAGTGTTGGAAAAGGAAGAAATCCACATCATCATTTCAGATCAGCGGATGCCCAAAATGACCGGGATTGAGTTTTTTGAATCTATTCTGGACAGGTATCCTGAGCCCATCCGCATACTGCTGACAGGGTATGCCGACATCAACGCAGTGATTGATGCCATTAACAAAGGTCAGGTGTATAAGTATTTCTCCAAGCCATGGAATGACGAGGACCTGCGTCACAATATTGAAAAGGCATTCGAAGTATATGCCCTGCGTAAAGAAAATAAGGAATTGACAGCAAAATTGCTGGATGTAAATGAGAAGCTGGAGTTCCTGCTCCGTCAAAAGCTCATTTCTTAG
- a CDS encoding LemA family protein, which yields MKKSTLTLIIILAVVVIFGGCGVSKYNSIVRQDQAVKSKWSNVEAQYQRRADLIPNLVATVKGAANFEKETLTQVMEARAKATQITIKGDDLTPEKVQQYQAAQGQLSTALGRLLAVSEAYPELKANQNFRDLQAQLEGTENRITVARNDFSTAVQDFNSTVSTFPNNIVAGFGGFKAKEYYMADKGAENAPKVQF from the coding sequence ATGAAAAAGAGTACGCTCACACTTATCATTATTCTTGCCGTAGTAGTCATTTTTGGAGGCTGTGGAGTTTCCAAATACAACTCCATCGTGCGTCAGGACCAGGCTGTAAAAAGCAAGTGGAGCAATGTGGAAGCACAGTATCAGCGCAGGGCGGATCTGATCCCGAATCTGGTAGCTACTGTAAAAGGTGCTGCCAACTTTGAGAAAGAAACCCTGACCCAGGTAATGGAAGCCAGAGCAAAAGCAACCCAGATCACGATCAAAGGTGATGACCTGACTCCTGAAAAAGTACAACAGTACCAGGCAGCACAGGGCCAGCTGAGTACTGCACTGGGCAGACTGCTCGCCGTTTCAGAAGCTTATCCTGAACTGAAAGCTAACCAGAACTTCCGTGACCTGCAGGCACAGCTGGAAGGTACTGAGAACCGCATTACCGTAGCACGCAACGACTTTTCTACTGCTGTACAGGACTTTAACAGCACTGTCAGCACTTTCCCTAACAATATCGTAGCTGGTTTCGGTGGCTTCAAAGCCAAAGAATACTATATGGCAGATAAGGGTGCTGAAAATGCGCCTAAAGTGCAGTTCTAA
- a CDS encoding TPM domain-containing protein, giving the protein MRLFPKKELLTEAEKQQLVQAIRHAERMTSGEIRVFVESHCKFVDPLDRAQQIFVRLSLEKTRLRNGVLLYFALKDKQYAIAGDKGIHEKVGQEFWKEKSQSMLAHFAQGQVVKGIAACIIEIGEALCVHFPHEGDDINELPDDIVVGR; this is encoded by the coding sequence ATGCGCCTATTCCCCAAAAAAGAACTGCTTACCGAAGCAGAAAAACAGCAACTGGTGCAGGCTATCCGCCATGCGGAAAGAATGACCAGCGGAGAAATCCGGGTATTTGTTGAAAGCCATTGCAAATTTGTAGATCCTTTAGACAGGGCCCAGCAGATCTTCGTTCGGCTCAGCCTTGAAAAAACCAGGCTACGTAATGGAGTGCTGCTCTACTTTGCACTGAAAGACAAACAATATGCGATTGCGGGGGATAAGGGCATTCATGAAAAAGTAGGTCAGGAATTCTGGAAAGAAAAATCACAAAGCATGCTGGCACATTTTGCCCAGGGCCAGGTGGTTAAAGGCATAGCTGCCTGCATCATCGAAATAGGCGAAGCACTTTGTGTACACTTTCCGCATGAAGGAGATGATATTAACGAATTACCGGATGACATTGTAGTAGGGAGATGA